In a genomic window of Streptomyces sp. NBC_01231:
- the efeB gene encoding iron uptake transporter deferrochelatase/peroxidase subunit, whose translation MPDQSIPEARDQARIQAGTQAGTEARAQAGTPAPEEAASDQTGPAAQGLTRRKLLGTAGATGLVLGAAGGAVGYTARPTGATPLTSLGSGQAMFHGKHQPGITQGLQACGHLVSFDLAAGAGRKEAAALLRRWSRTAERLMEGEPALQDDTDVARDAGPSSLTITFGFGHSFFGRTGLEKQRPVSLDPLPDFSSDHLDKKRSDGDLWVQIGADDALVAFHALRALQKDAGSAARIRWQMNGFNRSPGATSHPMTARNLMGQMDGTRNPKPTEPDFDQRIFVPESGTPAWMANGSYAVVRRIRMLLDDWEKLSVKAQEHVIGRRKSDGSALSGGTETTAMDLEKTDAQGNLVVPINAHARITRPDQNGGAAMLRRPFSYHDGFDADGVPDAGLLFVCWQADPVRGFVPVQRKLDRGDALSQYIRHEASGLFAVPGGAARGEYVGQRLLEG comes from the coding sequence ATGCCTGACCAGTCCATTCCGGAGGCCCGTGACCAGGCCCGTATCCAAGCCGGTACTCAGGCCGGTACTGAGGCCCGTGCTCAGGCCGGTACCCCTGCGCCGGAGGAGGCGGCCTCCGACCAGACCGGCCCCGCGGCGCAGGGCCTCACACGGCGGAAGCTGCTCGGGACCGCCGGTGCCACCGGGCTCGTCCTCGGTGCGGCCGGCGGGGCCGTCGGGTACACCGCCAGGCCCACCGGGGCCACGCCGCTGACCTCCCTGGGCAGCGGTCAGGCAATGTTTCACGGGAAACATCAGCCCGGAATCACGCAGGGCCTGCAGGCCTGTGGTCACCTCGTCTCCTTCGACCTGGCGGCGGGTGCGGGCCGCAAGGAGGCCGCCGCGCTGCTGCGCCGCTGGTCACGGACGGCCGAGCGCCTGATGGAGGGCGAGCCGGCACTCCAGGACGACACGGACGTGGCCCGGGACGCCGGTCCGTCCTCCCTGACGATCACCTTCGGGTTCGGCCACAGTTTCTTCGGCCGGACGGGGCTGGAGAAGCAGCGCCCGGTCTCCCTGGACCCGCTGCCCGACTTCTCCTCGGACCACCTCGACAAGAAGCGCAGCGACGGCGACCTGTGGGTGCAGATCGGCGCCGACGACGCCCTGGTCGCGTTCCACGCCTTGCGCGCCCTCCAGAAGGACGCCGGCAGCGCTGCCCGGATCCGCTGGCAGATGAACGGCTTCAACCGTTCGCCCGGCGCCACCTCGCATCCCATGACGGCCCGCAACCTGATGGGTCAGATGGACGGCACCCGCAATCCGAAGCCGACCGAGCCCGACTTCGACCAGCGGATCTTCGTACCCGAGTCCGGCACGCCCGCATGGATGGCGAACGGCTCCTACGCCGTCGTACGCCGGATCCGCATGCTCCTGGACGACTGGGAGAAGCTCTCGGTCAAGGCCCAGGAGCACGTGATCGGGCGCCGCAAGTCCGATGGGTCGGCGCTCTCCGGAGGCACCGAGACGACCGCGATGGACCTGGAGAAGACCGACGCCCAGGGCAACCTGGTCGTCCCGATCAACGCCCACGCACGCATCACGCGCCCCGACCAGAACGGGGGCGCGGCGATGCTGCGCCGCCCGTTCTCGTACCACGACGGCTTCGACGCGGACGGGGTCCCCGACGCGGGCCTCCTCTTCGTCTGCTGGCAGGCCGACCCGGTGCGCGGCTTCGTCCCGGTCCAACGCAAGCTCGACCGCGGCGACGCCCTGTCGCAGTACATCCGCCACGAGGCCAGCGGCCTGTTCGCGGTGCCGGGCGGGGCGGCGCGGGGCGAGTACGTGGGGCAGCGGCTGCTGGAGGGGTGA
- a CDS encoding SCO family protein, with translation MRKKTLAAASLLAAATLTLSACGSGDDSGSPVSVVSEEAGSEKAVTVLDQPFKKPDLVLTDAQGKKYDLRKETAGKPTLVYFGYTHCPDVCPLTMNNIAVAKKQLPKSEQDELRVVFVTTDPARDTPAELGKWLKGVDSEFVGLTGDFATIQASARTLGISIEPTHKDKNGKLVSVHGTQVVAFSPKTDAGYLLYGEDATVDDYTKDLPKIVKGEKP, from the coding sequence ATGCGCAAGAAGACGCTCGCCGCGGCCTCGCTGCTCGCCGCGGCCACCCTGACCCTCTCCGCCTGCGGCAGCGGTGACGACAGCGGCTCGCCCGTTTCCGTGGTCTCCGAGGAGGCCGGCTCGGAGAAGGCGGTCACCGTTCTCGACCAGCCGTTCAAGAAGCCGGACCTGGTGCTCACCGACGCCCAGGGAAAGAAGTACGACCTCCGCAAGGAGACCGCGGGCAAACCGACCCTGGTCTACTTCGGCTACACCCACTGCCCCGACGTCTGCCCGCTGACGATGAACAACATCGCCGTCGCCAAGAAGCAGCTGCCCAAGTCCGAACAGGACGAGCTGCGCGTGGTGTTCGTGACCACCGACCCCGCTCGTGACACCCCGGCCGAGCTCGGCAAGTGGCTCAAGGGCGTCGATTCCGAGTTCGTCGGCCTGACCGGCGATTTCGCCACCATCCAGGCGAGCGCCCGCACCCTCGGCATCTCCATCGAGCCGACGCACAAGGACAAGAACGGCAAGCTCGTCTCCGTGCACGGCACTCAGGTCGTCGCGTTCTCCCCGAAGACCGACGCGGGGTATCTGCTGTACGGCGAGGACGCCACCGTCGACGACTACACCAAGGACCTCCCCAAGATCGTCAAGGGTGAGAAGCCATGA
- a CDS encoding copper resistance protein CopC encodes MTQTIAPRVRTLVLLLLAAAGLLLTTAAPASAHAALTGSDPQQGVVVDKAPTQVSLTFSEQVSLSADSLRVLDPKGKPVQNGKPSNVSGTTYAVQLHGGLPDGTYTVTYQVVSADSHPVSGAYTFSVGAPSSTSVAVSGGAAGGGVVGWLYGFGRYMSYAGFIVLAGGAAFVLGCWQRGSGVRAMQRLVVSGWLALTSATLFLLLLRGSYTGSGKIGDIFDLDLLGQVLQTKTGAALVSRLLLLAAAALFIAVLFGAYEKRENEEKRDLTFGLAIGGTVVAAGIAASWAMSEHASVGLQAGIAMPVDVVHLLAVASWLGGLTALLVGLYWAPSDRPVDTVAVRRFSQVAFGSVVALVVTGVYQSWRQLGSWSAFTGTRYGQLLLVKIGLVALLVGIAYLSRRWTAQLADTVVQRTKPQKQRVTANAAAGDTKTAGAKGGGASKGDGSKGGGASKGGGSNGGGSKRAAQLARQRAAVDTARQKRARDADPNRFGLRRSVLAEAGVAVVLLAVTTVLTQTEPGRTEEDAKASATSSSSSSDSASGALTLDMSFDTGGEDGKGVVTVDLDPARVGGNEMHVYVQRPNGRAFDIPEVKVAFTLESKDIGPLPVVPDHITTGHWSANGVQIPVAGEWKIAVTVRTSDIDQTTVSKNAQIG; translated from the coding sequence TTGACGCAGACCATCGCCCCCCGCGTCCGGACCCTGGTGCTGCTGCTCCTGGCCGCCGCCGGACTGCTCCTCACCACGGCCGCACCGGCCTCCGCGCACGCCGCGCTGACCGGCAGCGACCCCCAGCAGGGGGTGGTGGTCGACAAGGCACCCACCCAGGTCTCGCTGACCTTCTCCGAGCAGGTCTCGCTGTCCGCCGACTCGCTGCGCGTGCTGGACCCCAAGGGCAAGCCCGTGCAGAACGGCAAGCCGTCCAACGTGAGCGGCACGACCTACGCCGTGCAACTGCACGGCGGCCTGCCCGACGGCACGTACACGGTCACCTACCAGGTCGTGTCCGCGGACAGCCATCCCGTCTCCGGCGCCTACACCTTCTCGGTCGGCGCGCCCTCCTCCACGTCGGTCGCGGTGTCCGGCGGCGCGGCGGGCGGCGGAGTGGTCGGCTGGCTGTACGGGTTCGGCCGGTACATGTCGTACGCCGGTTTCATCGTGCTGGCCGGCGGCGCCGCCTTCGTGCTCGGCTGCTGGCAGCGCGGCTCCGGCGTACGGGCCATGCAGCGGCTCGTCGTCTCCGGATGGCTCGCGCTCACCTCCGCCACCCTCTTCCTGCTGCTCCTGCGCGGCTCCTACACCGGCTCGGGGAAGATCGGCGACATCTTCGACCTCGACCTGCTCGGACAGGTGCTGCAGACCAAGACGGGCGCCGCGCTGGTCTCCCGGCTGCTGCTGCTCGCCGCGGCGGCGCTGTTCATCGCGGTGCTCTTCGGGGCGTACGAGAAGCGGGAGAACGAGGAGAAGCGGGATCTGACCTTCGGGCTGGCGATCGGAGGGACCGTCGTGGCCGCCGGAATCGCCGCGAGCTGGGCGATGTCCGAACACGCCTCCGTCGGGCTCCAGGCGGGCATCGCGATGCCCGTCGACGTCGTCCACCTGCTGGCCGTGGCGTCCTGGCTCGGCGGGCTCACCGCGCTGCTCGTCGGGCTGTACTGGGCGCCCTCGGACCGGCCCGTGGACACGGTCGCCGTACGCCGGTTCTCGCAGGTCGCCTTCGGTAGCGTGGTCGCGCTCGTCGTGACCGGCGTCTATCAGTCGTGGCGCCAGCTCGGCTCCTGGTCGGCGTTCACCGGCACCCGGTACGGGCAGCTGCTGCTCGTCAAGATCGGGCTCGTGGCGCTCCTCGTCGGCATCGCCTACCTCTCACGACGGTGGACGGCACAGCTGGCGGACACGGTGGTCCAGCGGACCAAGCCGCAGAAGCAGCGGGTCACGGCCAACGCCGCTGCCGGTGACACCAAGACCGCCGGTGCCAAGGGCGGCGGTGCCTCCAAGGGGGACGGTTCGAAGGGCGGCGGTGCCTCGAAGGGCGGCGGTTCCAACGGCGGTGGCTCCAAGCGGGCCGCGCAACTCGCCCGGCAGCGTGCCGCGGTGGACACGGCGCGGCAGAAGCGGGCACGGGACGCCGACCCGAACCGGTTCGGGCTGCGCCGCTCGGTGCTCGCCGAGGCCGGGGTCGCCGTGGTCCTGCTCGCCGTCACCACCGTGCTGACGCAGACCGAGCCCGGGCGCACGGAGGAGGATGCCAAGGCGTCCGCCACGTCCTCGTCCTCCTCCTCGGACTCGGCGTCCGGCGCGCTGACCCTCGACATGTCGTTCGACACCGGAGGCGAGGACGGCAAGGGCGTCGTGACGGTCGACCTCGACCCCGCGCGCGTGGGCGGCAACGAGATGCACGTCTATGTCCAGCGACCCAACGGACGGGCCTTCGACATCCCCGAGGTCAAAGTCGCCTTCACCCTGGAGTCCAAGGACATCGGGCCGCTGCCCGTCGTCCCCGACCACATCACCACCGGTCACTGGTCGGCGAACGGAGTGCAGATCCCCGTGGCCGGCGAGTGGAAGATCGCGGTGACCGTGCGGACCTCCGACATCGACCAGACGACCGTCTCCAAGAACGCGCAGATCGGCTGA
- a CDS encoding copper chaperone PCu(A)C, whose product MRRPSLTAAAGGTLALSLVLAGCGTDSDSGAGLAVSDAYIPQPVSDDMAAGFLTIVNDSGTKDELTSVTSDEAGEVTVHETVGGSMREVQDLPVPAHGQLVFKSGGNHLMFEKLKRKPKQGQALSVELHFTKSAPVVVEMPVKSATYTPTTGH is encoded by the coding sequence ATGAGGCGTCCCTCTCTGACCGCCGCCGCGGGCGGGACCCTGGCCCTGTCGCTCGTCCTCGCCGGGTGCGGCACGGACTCCGACAGCGGGGCCGGCCTGGCCGTCTCCGACGCCTACATCCCGCAGCCGGTCTCCGACGACATGGCGGCCGGCTTCCTGACGATAGTCAACGACAGCGGTACGAAGGACGAGCTCACCTCGGTCACCAGTGACGAGGCCGGCGAGGTCACCGTGCACGAGACGGTCGGCGGCTCGATGCGGGAGGTCCAGGACCTCCCCGTCCCCGCACATGGTCAACTCGTGTTCAAAAGCGGTGGCAACCATCTGATGTTCGAGAAGCTGAAGCGCAAGCCGAAACAGGGCCAGGCCCTCTCGGTCGAACTGCACTTCACCAAGTCCGCCCCGGTCGTCGTCGAGATGCCGGTGAAGTCGGCGACCTACACCCCGACTACCGGACACTGA
- a CDS encoding YcnI family protein — protein MKASRLTAAGALAATAVVVLSSPAFAHVSVQPEGTAAKGGYAVIDFKVPNERDNASTTKLEVTFPTDHPLASVMPEPMPGWDIKVTKSKLDKPVDVHGKQITEAVSKVTWTATGAGVKAGYFEKFPLSVGALPEDADELVFKAVQTYSNKEVVRWIEEQKEGDEEPETPAPVLTLSAASEDGHHGSAAAEEASDDTKSTDNAAAETAAPADSSDTTARVLGVVGIVVGALGVAYGVLAGRRRTNA, from the coding sequence ATGAAGGCCTCTCGTCTCACCGCCGCCGGCGCCCTCGCCGCCACCGCCGTCGTCGTCCTGTCCTCGCCCGCGTTCGCGCACGTCAGCGTGCAGCCCGAGGGGACCGCCGCCAAGGGCGGTTACGCGGTCATCGACTTCAAGGTCCCCAACGAGCGCGACAACGCCTCCACCACCAAGCTGGAGGTCACCTTCCCGACCGACCACCCGCTGGCCTCCGTCATGCCGGAGCCGATGCCGGGCTGGGACATCAAGGTCACCAAGTCGAAGCTCGACAAGCCCGTCGACGTACACGGCAAGCAGATCACGGAGGCCGTCAGCAAGGTCACCTGGACCGCCACCGGCGCGGGGGTCAAGGCCGGCTACTTCGAGAAGTTCCCCCTCTCCGTCGGCGCGCTGCCCGAGGACGCGGACGAACTGGTCTTCAAGGCCGTCCAGACGTACTCCAACAAGGAGGTCGTGCGCTGGATCGAGGAGCAGAAGGAGGGCGACGAGGAGCCCGAGACGCCGGCTCCCGTGCTCACGCTGTCCGCCGCGTCGGAAGACGGCCACCACGGCTCGGCGGCGGCCGAGGAGGCCTCCGACGACACCAAGTCCACCGACAACGCCGCCGCCGAGACTGCCGCCCCGGCCGACAGCAGTGACACCACCGCCCGCGTCCTCGGCGTCGTCGGCATCGTCGTCGGCGCGCTGGGCGTGGCCTACGGCGTACTCGCCGGACGTCGGCGCACCAACGCCTGA
- the pheA gene encoding prephenate dehydratase, translating into MPASYAYLGPEGTFTEVALRTLPEAATRELIPYVSVQSALDAVRGGEAEAAFVPIENSVEGGITTTLDELVAGAPLMIYREVLLSITFALLVRPGTELTDIKTVSAHPAAQPQVRNWLKKNLPDAHWESAASNADAARLVQEGQYDAAFAGEFAAARYGLTALETGIHDAENAQTRFVLVGRPARPAAPTGADKTSVVLWQRDDHPGGLRDLLGEFATRGINLMLLQSRPTGAGIGNYCFCVDAEGHIYDRRVAEALKGLKRICLQVRFLGSYPRADADVADVRQPYIGTSDEEFVAAADWVARCQDGRF; encoded by the coding sequence ATGCCAGCGAGTTATGCGTATCTCGGTCCCGAGGGCACCTTCACCGAAGTCGCCCTGCGCACCCTTCCGGAAGCGGCGACCCGGGAGCTGATTCCGTACGTGTCCGTGCAGTCGGCGCTCGACGCGGTCCGCGGCGGCGAGGCCGAGGCGGCCTTCGTGCCGATCGAGAACTCCGTCGAGGGCGGAATCACCACGACACTCGACGAACTGGTCGCGGGCGCGCCGCTGATGATCTACCGCGAGGTACTGCTGTCGATCACCTTCGCGCTACTGGTCCGGCCCGGCACCGAGCTGACGGACATCAAGACGGTCTCCGCCCACCCGGCCGCCCAGCCCCAGGTACGCAACTGGCTCAAGAAGAACCTCCCGGACGCCCACTGGGAGTCGGCCGCGTCGAACGCGGACGCCGCCCGCCTCGTCCAGGAGGGCCAGTACGACGCCGCCTTCGCGGGCGAGTTCGCGGCCGCCCGGTACGGCCTGACGGCCCTGGAGACCGGGATCCACGACGCGGAGAACGCCCAGACACGGTTCGTGCTGGTCGGCCGCCCGGCCCGGCCCGCCGCGCCGACCGGCGCCGACAAGACGTCCGTCGTCCTGTGGCAGCGCGACGACCACCCCGGCGGCCTGCGCGACCTGCTGGGCGAGTTCGCGACGCGAGGCATAAACCTGATGCTGCTGCAGTCCCGGCCCACCGGCGCCGGCATCGGCAACTACTGCTTCTGCGTCGACGCCGAGGGCCACATCTACGACCGCCGGGTGGCCGAGGCCCTGAAAGGACTCAAGCGGATCTGCCTCCAGGTGCGCTTCCTCGGTTCGTACCCGCGTGCGGACGCCGACGTGGCGGACGTACGGCAGCCGTACATCGGCACCTCCGACGAGGAGTTCGTCGCGGCGGCGGACTGGGTGGCGCGCTGTCAGGACGGACGTTTCTAG
- a CDS encoding ATP-binding protein, which translates to MSIWWSLHLRREAASVPLARRLLLGTMETAGVDPDVSYDLSVALSEACANAVEHGGNTGYGDPSEAFRVTAYIDGEKCRIEVADSGPGFTRTQPVRLAPSGAENGRGLCLIQELADHVHIGNKPGRRGAVVSFDKILKWKKDAPLMAV; encoded by the coding sequence ATGAGCATCTGGTGGTCACTCCATTTGCGGCGCGAGGCTGCGAGCGTTCCGCTCGCCCGTCGCCTGCTGCTCGGCACCATGGAGACCGCGGGCGTCGATCCGGATGTCTCGTACGACCTGTCCGTCGCCCTCAGCGAGGCCTGTGCCAACGCCGTCGAGCACGGCGGGAACACCGGTTACGGCGACCCCTCGGAGGCGTTCCGGGTCACCGCCTACATCGACGGCGAGAAGTGTCGTATCGAGGTCGCCGACTCGGGCCCCGGCTTCACCCGCACCCAGCCCGTCCGCCTCGCCCCCAGCGGGGCCGAGAACGGCCGCGGTCTGTGCCTCATCCAGGAACTCGCCGACCACGTCCACATCGGCAACAAGCCCGGCCGGCGCGGTGCGGTCGTCAGCTTCGACAAGATCCTCAAGTGGAAGAAGGACGCGCCGCTGATGGCCGTCTAG